The DNA segment AGTCTTTCAAATATGTGTGACCCTGCAAGCGTTGCTCCAGCTGTTCAATTGAGAAGCTATCCAAGTCTTTCGTGGCGAGCGAGGCCAAACGTTGTGCCTCCTGGCGCTGAACCGAACACATGCAACCCATATCCATGAGCGCGCGAAACTCTAAAGACATTTGTGTCTCATATATGCCCTCAATATCCGGCGTCGCCAGATCGGCGAGCATACCCAAACAATTATCCTTGAACACCTGCTCCGGTACACTGTAACGATACAGATTATAGACGGGACGCGCGCGTGGTAGCACGCGGTTGACTTTCTTCCACAATTGGCCATCTTCGGGTGGCGCCACGCTGCGTTGGTTTACATAGAAAATACGCGGAACCGTCAACTTGATGCGATGCAGTTCGTCACCAATCATCAGCCACACAGTGAAATGGCCCATATCATCATTTGCCACTATTTGCAACACATGCCACACGTGATCGATGAGCGCGCGTTGTGCCCGTCGCAAGAAGCCACCTATTGTGCCGGTGGCTGTTACGCCATCTCTGGCGCTCGGCATTAGTGGCGCCAGTGTTTGTTCGTTGCGTGGCCTCTTGTTGGCTTGGCGCACGCGTAGACGACGctccaactgccacgcccactttttcttttgaaaacgcACCCATTCGATTATTTCGGTGCGCGTTGTGCCAATCGCTGGCGGCGCACCAAGCGCTTGGCGCCATGTTGCCGCTTCGGCTGCCTTGTTAGCTTCATTTTCTGTCTCCTCGCTTTCACCCGAATTCACGCGCTTGCGTTTCGTTACAACAGGACGTCCGTCGAGCGAGCCTTCAGCTGTATTTCTGGCTACCAAATCCTCCATATCGGCGATCTCGCTGGTGGCGCGTACTTCACGCGTTGTTTTCGCTTTCGGCATGAACATTTCATTAATGCGTCGCTGCTTCAGCACATCGTTCTTTTCgagtatttttttatgcaacCAATCGGGATGTTGAACACGCGGCACGGGATTCGAAAGTCCCTGCAGCGCTGCTGGTATGGTAATGATTTTTTGTATAGTGCCACCCAGACGTTCGATGTAATAGTTCCAGTCCAGCACATCACGTATATCTGCATCCCCCATTGTGCTGTCCTTCAGCCAGCGGCGCAAATGATAACGACGCACATTCGGCTCCGACTGGAAAATAGCCAACGGAATTGCACGTTCTGTGACGGGTGCACCTTCTGGTTTCTTCGAAATTATATACTTGCAAGCCAGACCGGCATCTTTGACTATCTGATCGCCCAAAAATTCGGCCAAACGCTTCGCTGTGGAAATGGAAGTACTCTTTTGTTCACCATAATCTTCCAGTTTCTTAGACATCGATTTGTTTTCAGCGATCAAATCAAAAAGTTCCGAATCAGGTAGATTAGAACCGCGACTGTAAAGCACATCCAGCCAGTAGTCAGCAACTTTGGCGACAGAGGCATAGCATTCCTCTAAAGTATTGCCCGCCAAGAAAGCTTCGAAAACTGAACTTTGAAAGTTCTTAATTAACTGCAATTCACCACGTCGTTTCACCTCGAAACCTTTCAACTCAGCAAGTGAACCATCGAAATTGAAGACAGCATAACGTTTCTTCAGTTTTTTACCCTCTTCTTTTGCCGCCGGCAACACCATAGCCAAGTAGGGACCATCCACctcaaagaaaattgaattcTCTTCACGTATGCGATATTCCGGCAATTTGCCATCTTGTGCGGGCTTGACCAATTCATGATATTGATCATTGGTGAAATACTCTTTCACCATTGTGTTTAGCACCGCATTGGGATAGGAGATGttgaatttctttttcttttcgtgTGTCGTCTGTATCGTAAACTCTTGAGGAAACGAACCGGGCAGAATACACCAAATACCATCAGTATCCAACTCTAATGGGCGTCCGACACGTTCGATTATCTCACGCGCCTTTGTGATTATGTTTGAACCAGTATAGCAGACAATGCCCGCCATTGGCATAGAATGCCAACGTGCGCCCCTTCGCATCACATAACCGTAGAAAGAGTTCAAAATACACTTGTGTGCCAATTGCAACGAATCATACAGCACTTCTCTGCCCTTCGCTGCTTTAATCTCGGCAGCATCACCAGACGACAGTGCAGCATTGACAGCTGCCTTCGCCACCTTTGTGAGCCCTTTGTACTCGTAGCGACGATCACGAAATGCGCGCACTGTATCCACATAGAAACTGTTCTCCTGTTCACAAACGGTGGAGGTGCGTGTTTCCAGTTTTGTGATCTTCGTCTTTTTATAAGCCTTACGACAGTAATCGCTGAGACGTTTCTTCTCATAGGCGGCCTGATCTTCGCGTGAGAGTTCATGGAAAGCACGGTTCGGTCCGCCTGGGAAAAGTGGTGGAAATTTTTCTGTTTccaattgttgttgtatgcgtTGAAACTCATTCCGTGTCGCTGGCAACATCTCTCCACGCCACAGCCAATCCATGACGCGTTTACATTTAGCGCCTGGCTTGTTAAAATCGCAAGCAGCGCAATCGGTTTCACTCACCATAGCCGAAGGTTGCAGGCGGTTGGTGAGGATGATATTAGGGATACATAGCGCCAACGTCCAAATGGTATATGACAGGTTGTTCTAGACGATTGGGTATATCATGGAgaccttaaaataaatataataaagttaACTCAACATCCTATTAAGTAAATTGGGTATAATTACCTTGCAACGCTTGTGTTATTTCTTTATTCACATCCTCTAAATTCGTCACCTTGTCTATTGGCACACCCTCTTCCACCTCAATGGCATGCACTAACACTTTGGTTACATTATCTTTTAATTGATTGACCATATTTGGATCGAGACGAAAACGACATGGTATATCCGCACGAAAGACGCCTGACTCTAGAGCTTCTACATGTCCGCCAACGTATGTTTCCGAATCCAATACATGACCCTCATTCGACAATTTATTTAGCTCATTCTGTTGCTTGTTGGGATATACAATGTTGGCATGATAAGCTTGCACCATAAGTAAGGTTTCACAAAGCGTGCCCGAACCCTTGCGCAAAATTTCATCTGGTTCCATAGGAATGATTGTGTTCAAAGCGAAAATGAATGGATGTACGTATTTCATATACAAGTAGTAGGTGGCTACCGCATCAGACACTGAGTAGTTCGACAAAACTTGTGGTTGCTCCACAGCCATGCGACACATATCTTCTGGATCCAGCTCAACTGGATCGTAACGCAATTTAGCCTTCGCTACCGCTTTTAGACCTTGCGAACCGACTGGTAGATAGGAATCACGTTTTACCTGGTAAacataaaaactataaataataaataaaataaagaaaatttattttttacccaACATAGACAATCCATATGTATAGCGGGGCGACTCAAATAAAAACCATCTCGCAGTTTTGAGAAACCAATCTCCTGTTTCATGTCTAAATCATAGACAGCAGCACGCGTCTCAACAAACGGCCAATCGAAGAAGTCACCGTTGTATGTAACCACAATATGTGGACGTACTTCCATTATATGGTCGAAAAATTTCTGTATTAAATGCATTTCATTCTTTTCATTAAATACGATAAAATTGCCTTCGAATTCTGGTTTCGGTGTATATTCAAAGTCATCTACATCTGTGGAAATTATTTCACGATTTGTTATGAGATAACCTTGACCATCAATCATATATGAAATCATCATAATTTGATCTGTTTGTGCATCCGGAAATTTTAACGGTAATTTTGTGGTTTCAATATCAAAAGCTAAAACGACTGGCTCAGGTCGCTCGAGCAAATCGGGACGTTGTGTTATTAATGGTAATTCCAAACCACCGCTACGGCAGCGTATATTGTACCATTGACCGCAAAATATGCTTAAATCAATTGACACACGCACATGATAAGGCACGTCATGCTCACGTATGTCCAATATAAGATCCATATAATCCATTTGTTTTTTGACTTCACCATCGCTACCGATATTGGACGCCGCCAGTGAGGACGACaacatttgcatataaaatgtGTTGGATTTCTCACGTTCCAAATTGCGTTTGACCGCTGCGTTTAATTCACGACGCACTTTCGTCATAGCCGTTTGATTTAGAAATGAAAGTTTGAGAAAGTGTTGTTTTTTACCCACTAAATGATTTGCCAAGTCGAGGTCTTCTTTACTTATGTGTTCTACATTTGCCAATTGGCCAGAGTATTTGCGACTCAGAAAACGTGCCACTTCATGTGACTGTTTCTCATCCGGTCGTATCAATAAATATGGTTTATATGCTACAGTACATTTGAAGCGTGAGCCATCcatttgaatgaaaaacaaatccAAGGCAGCAACCAGACGACGGTCTTCATCCAAAATCTCAGTCTGCAGAAAATAAAGCATTGCATATTTAAGGCTGTTAAAAACCTGAATAACAAACGTAACTTACCGAGTGCATGTTTATGAGGTAGCCAGTACGCTCAAGGCTATCCTTTACACGGTCGAAGCCATATTTGGAGTCGATTTTATCGTTTTCACGCGACTGTCGGTATCCAGCCTCGTTGAAGAAGTCATCGCTGTGTACAATTCAACAATTACAATTTTGTcacattttgtttatattttgcaaaatactcACCCTTCAGCACGTGTGTCCGAAGTAAATTTGCCTgtgttttgaagaatttttggtCTATTGCCACCCCCATCCTCCATTAtgtgcataaaatttatttgcaaaacttTGGATTTCCGTAGATTTGCAGAACTTGTGAAAAACTTATTGCAATTGATGTTTATTTGGCGGCAAATTGTTTGAAGTGAAGAAGGGTTGCCgactttataaatttaaatacagtCAGCTGATCGATTTGTCATACCAGATGAAATgaataaatagtaattaaaaaaaaaaatgttaaagccaaatatatatgtagaagaatatataaataacaaaaataacttctAACTAATACTACAAATGttattatttagaattttttctcaGTTGGTTTAATACaacatttttcgattttgtttaTGTATTCTAGTTTGTATTATAGTCCGGCACCACCGATCATAGCTCCACGTCAAACGAAACGCGAATTAGCTCAGAAGCCGCCTTGCccgataaaaaaataaattttttgtgatttttataaGCTTATATCGCACAGTATCCATTAAATTTGGCTAAAATGGTTAGTTTGATCAACACAGTAGACACCGGTCATGAGGATATGATCCACAATGCAGTGCTGGACTACTATGGACTGCATTTGGCAACTTGCTCATCAGATGGGTCTGTAAAGGTGTTCGATGTAAAGAACGGAAATCAAATTTTGGTTGCTGACCTCAAGGGTCATCAAGGGCCTGTGTGGCAAGTAGCATGGGCCCATCCCAAGTTTGGAAATCTATTGGCTTCCTGCTCATATGATCGTAAAGTTATCGTATGGAAAGAGGGCGCTGCAAATGAATGGACgaaattgtaaatacatatacacataacaGATAAGACGGTATCGTTTActaacaaaaatacttttttttttagctatGAGTACAACAATCACGATTCCTCCGTTAATTCGGTAGCTTTTGCGCCTGCCGAATACGGTCTGATACTAGCGTGCGGCAGTTCGGATGGTTCGATATCCATACTAACATGCAACATAGAATATGGCGTTTGGGATAGCAAGAAGATCTCGAATGCACACACTATCGGTTGCAATGCAATTTCTTGGTGTTCTTCAACTGTGCCAGAACCGGCATTTGATCAGCGTTCTTCAACACGAAACACTGCGGTTAAGCGTCTCGCTAGTGCTGGCTGCGATAATTGTGTGAAAATATGGCGAGAAGATTCTGATCGTTGGGTGGAGGAAAATCGGCTTGAGGGACACTCTGACTGGGTGCGTGACGTAGCTTGGGCGCCATCAATCGGGCTGGCCCGTTCACAAATCGCTTCGGCGTCACAAGATCGTCATGTTATTATCTGGAATAGCACTGATTTAACGACATGGTCGTCAAcaatattgcatacttttgatGATGTGGTTTGGAGTGTGAGTTGGTCAATGACTGGAAATATATTAGCCGTTACTGGTGGTGACAATAAAGTGACACTGTGGAAAGAAAATAACGAGAACCAATGGATGTGCATCAATGACGATGCCGCGGCTACAAATGCACAAACAAACGAGCAGCGCACGCTGTAAAAATAAATGGCTACCAAGTGAAAAGTCTATGACAATATGTAAACGACGTTTCTTAATTTGCCAGcagtcaaaaaataaatataagacgTACAGACATATAATAGCTAGAAATGTGTgctgttgaaaaaaatataaaagtatcgaaagcatatttttatttctttatgcactttttgtttgttgtttcatattgTCATAgacattttatacatttttgagtTGCTgttaatttgaaattgattaAATGGTTTAGAGATAAGAAATTAAGTCTTGTGCAGATTAGTCTCGTATTAATGTTCATGTTCTTCTAtttccatatatatataactaaatagacatacatacatacttatgtttattttctaatatactTGCTCAGTTATTGTGAAGGCAGGATTGTCGTAttgtaatacaaaataaatttctagCTAAAAAAGATATTATGGCtttatttcgccttctcatttttctttgaaaaataatggtTACAAATTCTTTTATACTTTCTGTAGTTAATTTGAGAATTATTTACTTGTCTTAATTTTTCTGAGGGAACTTGgttatgtatgcattttttgtAGCCGTGGAAAAATCCCGCTAAAAGTCACACGTGTGCCAATTGCTAATTATgagaatatatttctttattattggAAAATGCAATTTGTGGAAATTTGTATGGATTAGTTTTATACACGTGCGGCTTCTAGGAAACCGAAATCACTAAAATTTCCGTTTTGCATTTA comes from the Bactrocera neohumeralis isolate Rockhampton chromosome 2, APGP_CSIRO_Bneo_wtdbg2-racon-allhic-juicebox.fasta_v2, whole genome shotgun sequence genome and includes:
- the LOC126765845 gene encoding LOW QUALITY PROTEIN: DNA polymerase epsilon catalytic subunit 1 (The sequence of the model RefSeq protein was modified relative to this genomic sequence to represent the inferred CDS: deleted 1 base in 1 codon), which codes for MHIMEDGGGNRPKILQNTGKFTSDTRAEGDDFFNEAGYRQSRENDKIDSKYGFDRVKDSLERTGYLINMHSTEILDEDRRLVAALDLFFIQMDGSRFKCTVAYKPYLLIRPDEKQSHEVARFLSRKYSGQLANVEHISKEDLDLANHLVGKKQHFLKLSFLNQTAMTKVRRELNAAVKRNLEREKSNTFYMQMLSSSLAASNIGSDGEVKKQMDYMDLILDIREHDVPYHVRVSIDLSIFCGQWYNIRCRSGGLELPLITQRPDLLERPEPVVLAFDIETTKLPLKFPDAQTDQIMMISYMIDGQGYLITNREIISTDVDDFEYTPKPEFEGNFIVFNEKNEMHLIQKFFDHIMEVRPHIVVTYNGDFFDWPFVETRAAVYDLDMKQEIGFSKLRDGFYLSRPAIHMDCLCWVKRDSYLPVGSQGLKAVAKAKLRYDPVELDPEDMCRMAVEQPQVLSNYSVSDAVATYYLYMKYVHPFIFALNTIIPMEPDEILRKGSGTLCETLLMVQAYHANIVYPNKQQNELNKLSNEGHVLDSETYVGGHVEALESGVFRADIPCRFRLDPNMVNQLKDNVTKVLVHAIEVEEGVPIDKVTNLEDVNKEITQALQGLHDIPNRLEQPVIYHLDVGAMYPNIILTNRLQPSAMVSETDCAACDFNKPGAKCKRVMDWLWRGEMLPATRNEFQRIQQQLETEKFPPLFPGGPNRAFHELSREDQAAYEKKRLSDYCRKAYKKTKITKLETRTSTVCEQENSFYVDTVRAFRDRRYEYKGLTKVAKAAVNAALSSGDAAEIKAAKGREVLYDSLQLAHKCILNSFYGYVMRRGARWHSMPMAGIVCYTGSNIITKAREIIERVGRPLELDTDGIWCILPGSFPQEFTIQTTHEKKKKFNISYPNAVLNTMVKEYFTNDQYHELVKPAQDGKLPEYRIREENSIFFEVDGPYLAMVLPAAKEEGKKLKKRYAVFNFDGSLAELKGFEVKRRGELQLIKNFQSSVFEAFLAGNTLEECYASVAKVADYWLDVLYSRGSNLPDSELFDLIAENKSMSKKLEDYGEQKSTSISTAKRLAEFLGDQIVKDAGLACKYIISKKPEGAPVTERAIPLAIFQSEPNVRRYHLRRWLKDSTMGDADIRDVLDWNYYIERLGGTIQKIITIPAALQGLSNPVPRVQHPDWLHKKILEKNDVLKQRRINEMFMPKAKTTREVRATSEIADMEDLVARNTAEGSLDGRPVVTKRKRVNSGESEETENEANKAAEAATWRQALGAPPAIGTTRTEIIEWVRFQKKKWAWQLERRLRVRQANKRPRNEQTLAPLMPSARDGVTATGTIGGFLRRAQRALIDHVWHVLQIVANDDMGHFTVWLMIGDELHRIKLTVPRIFYVNQRSVAPPEDGQLWKKVNRVLPRARPVYNLYRYSVPEQVFKDNCLGMLADLATPDIEGIYETQMSLEFRALMDMGCMCSVQRQEAQRLASLATKDLDSFSIEQLEQRLQGHTYLKDSQHKLRKIYLYQHNTPTAKKEIWGLFLLSSRKALIFALDTVRTNQMPNMRTLYTAERLALIKTMKDVAEIERLPPEEFTFEVLIEVDVKQIYRHIQRALTAYKDEKRGPSMLYVQTATEARKLNSAMPVLLDFPQALIHITDDASLLSGLDWQRQGSRALVRHFLHLNNVVEMMLDQCRYFQVPIGNMPPDTVLFGADLFFARILQRNNFVLWWSTTTRPDLGGREADDSRLLAEFEESITVVQNRPGFYSDVCVELALDSLAVSALLQSNRIQEMEGASSAVTFDVIPQASLEEMIGTVPAATLPSYDETALCSAAFRVLRHMVNGWLREVALNQNIFADFQLIHFYRWVRSSNALLYDPALRRTLNNLMRKMFLRIVAEFKRLGATIIYADFNRIILNSGKKTVADALGYVEYVVQSLRNKELFHSIQLSYEQCWNFMLWLDHANYAGIRGQLPPGVTSDTVLCGVDDDDEDGDKANSTSKPKRRTNDHEEEDEDDIEEIVRPEADETGTADGESEQQLSLELNWTIGEHLPDENACREKFETLLTLFMQSLAEGKDTRQAIKEISHPAFDFVSKLHKNYGKGRPSPGLDLTRAVVKALSVDKGLTDDVNELRRNMLRLVGIGEFSDLAEWKDPSDTYTIAEVICKACNHCRDLDLCKDKHRAMKDGIPVWLCAQCFVAYENEEIEMRIIDVVQRKVMSYVLQDLRCARCNEIKRENLAEFCPCAGEFVPLISGREIKGLLSTFRRVAEYHKMQLLQETVEQVIAT
- the LOC126765926 gene encoding protein SEC13 homolog; this translates as MVSLINTVDTGHEDMIHNAVLDYYGLHLATCSSDGSVKVFDVKNGNQILVADLKGHQGPVWQVAWAHPKFGNLLASCSYDRKVIVWKEGAANEWTKFYEYNNHDSSVNSVAFAPAEYGLILACGSSDGSISILTCNIEYGVWDSKKISNAHTIGCNAISWCSSTVPEPAFDQRSSTRNTAVKRLASAGCDNCVKIWREDSDRWVEENRLEGHSDWVRDVAWAPSIGLARSQIASASQDRHVIIWNSTDLTTWSSTILHTFDDVVWSVSWSMTGNILAVTGGDNKVTLWKENNENQWMCINDDAAATNAQTNEQRTL